GTGATGAGCATTATCTCATTCAAAGTCATTATGTCAATATCTTTTATCAAACCCAGACCTACACCGAGCCGGACCGCAGAGAGGAGGCTAAGGACTTCATCGCTGTTGATCAGTCTTGCCGATTTTAATATCCCCAGACTCCGGAATATCTTATCTTCCAGCTCATACCGTGCTTTATTGAGGATTACTTCCCGGGCTTTCAATTCCAGGTCAATCAAGGTGTGGGCGAATTTTCCGATTTTTTCTATCAGTTCATCTTCTTTAAAACCAAGGGTATGCTGATTGGATATCTGGAAAAGATTACCTTTAATCTCACTCCCTTCGCCGTAGATACCCCGGACTGCCATCCCTAAATTGAATGTGCTTTTTAAAACCTTTTCAATCTCATTGGTATAGACCAGACCTGGGAGGTGTAAAAGAACCGAAGCACGGAGTCCGGTCCCTAAATTGGTCGGGCAGGAGGTGATAAAGCCATAATTATCATCATAGGCATAGCCGAGTTCCTGTCCGAGGATTTCTTCAAATTCATAAACCTTGCTGGCGATGTGAGATAGATTCAAACCAGCGGAAAGTCCTTGGATGCGGAGGTGGTCTTCTTCATTGATCATTACCGCCACATTTCCGTCTTCATTGATGAAGACTGCGGTGGGCAGTTCTTTCTTCAATATTGCGGGAGAGATAAGATGGGATTCCAAAAGACTTTCTTTCTCCAGGGGTTTTAATTTAGGCAAATCCAAAAATCTGCCTTTGAAATTCAACTCCAGCGCTGATTTTACTACTTGGACGAGTTTATCGGCATCCTTTACTTTCATCTTTAATTCAAAGGGTATGCCTTCAATATTCCGTGCCACCCTTATGCGCGTGGATACAACAATTTCTTTCTCCTCTCCCTCTTTTATTGAATCCGGTGCAATCAGCCATTGAATATTCTCAAACATTTTCCACACCCAATGTTCTTAATTGATCCCTTATCTTTGCGGCATCTTCATAGGCCTCTTTTTCCAACGCCCTTCGCAATTCCTCCCGTAAGCGGAAGATTTCAATTGCCCTTCGGCCACCGGGCTGGGCTTTTTTGCCGATGTGCTTTTCGCTGTTCTGGACCTCTTTGATCATCGTTTTAATATAGGGCTCAAAGACCTTCAGACAATGGGCACAGCCAAAGCGACCAAATTTTCTGAATTCCGCAAGATTCAAAAGGCAGACCGGACAGGTTACCTGTTTATCATCGGGTGGAGAATTTTTCAGCAACTTCTGTAGGATTTCCTGGGGTGATAATTTTTTATCGCCGATGATTCCCTTTTTCCGTGCACAATCTTCACAGAGGTGTAATTCCCGGATTGTTCCACCTACGACATCCTTATAAAAAAAACTTGCTGGATTTTTTTTACAATCATCGCAGAGCATACAACCTTCCTTCTTTTAAGTTATAAACAACATCACCCAGCCGCGTGATCTCCAGGGCATGGGTGACTAAGATAATCGTCATATTTTCACTTTTTAGATGGAGAAACATATCAAGGAGTTTACTGGTATTTTCATAATCAAGATTCCCAGTAGGTTCATCAGCA
This genomic window from candidate division WOR-3 bacterium contains:
- a CDS encoding UvrB/UvrC motif-containing protein — translated: MLCDDCKKNPASFFYKDVVGGTIRELHLCEDCARKKGIIGDKKLSPQEILQKLLKNSPPDDKQVTCPVCLLNLAEFRKFGRFGCAHCLKVFEPYIKTMIKEVQNSEKHIGKKAQPGGRRAIEIFRLREELRRALEKEAYEDAAKIRDQLRTLGVENV
- a CDS encoding protein arginine kinase, with product MFENIQWLIAPDSIKEGEEKEIVVSTRIRVARNIEGIPFELKMKVKDADKLVQVVKSALELNFKGRFLDLPKLKPLEKESLLESHLISPAILKKELPTAVFINEDGNVAVMINEEDHLRIQGLSAGLNLSHIASKVYEFEEILGQELGYAYDDNYGFITSCPTNLGTGLRASVLLHLPGLVYTNEIEKVLKSTFNLGMAVRGIYGEGSEIKGNLFQISNQHTLGFKEDELIEKIGKFAHTLIDLELKAREVILNKARYELEDKIFRSLGILKSARLINSDEVLSLLSAVRLGVGLGLIKDIDIMTLNEIMLITRPGNIQLYYGEILEESERDLRRAEYIRKRLAPKETIGN